From Methanobacterium formicicum DSM 3637, one genomic window encodes:
- a CDS encoding metallophosphoesterase: protein MRRILQYTMFISLFFVGFLILNYYVFMGMSFLLDLPMDTGFYIVMIIAAISYPVATLIERTVSNNITRVFYTAASAWMGISFYLLFLLIIYLILSWFIPVPRESAGILIAILVTVISAYSIYNSYTLKLTKLEIPLKGLNEDIRAVHLSDIHIGSVRNSGYMDRIVNETNKLNPDVVFITGDMVDGSARLHKHTFKAIDDLKMPVFFVTGNHETYEGLDEVFRVLKDTKLRMLQGELVDFKGIQVIGVGYHYGKKHLKNTLSKLEIDSEKPSVLLYHLPQELENAHDAGIDLQLSGHTHNGQMIPFNFMVRLMFPYMQGFYDYKGTKLYVSQGTGTWGPPMRLGSRCEMILISLKPETS, encoded by the coding sequence ATGAGAAGAATCCTGCAGTACACCATGTTCATATCCCTATTTTTTGTGGGATTTCTAATCCTGAACTACTATGTTTTTATGGGAATGTCATTTCTCTTGGATTTGCCAATGGATACTGGATTTTACATAGTAATGATAATTGCCGCAATTTCCTATCCTGTTGCCACTCTGATTGAACGCACAGTTTCCAACAACATAACTCGAGTATTCTACACTGCAGCATCAGCATGGATGGGAATATCATTCTATCTTTTGTTCTTACTAATCATCTACCTGATACTCTCCTGGTTTATTCCAGTTCCCCGTGAAAGTGCCGGTATTTTAATAGCAATACTGGTAACGGTTATCAGTGCATATTCCATTTATAATAGTTACACTTTGAAACTTACAAAACTGGAAATACCATTAAAAGGTTTGAATGAAGATATCAGGGCGGTTCACCTATCAGACATCCATATTGGTTCTGTTAGAAATTCAGGTTACATGGATAGGATTGTCAATGAAACCAACAAACTAAACCCTGATGTGGTTTTTATAACTGGAGACATGGTTGATGGCAGTGCCAGATTGCATAAACATACATTTAAAGCAATAGATGATCTAAAAATGCCAGTATTTTTTGTTACAGGTAATCATGAAACTTACGAAGGATTGGATGAAGTTTTCCGGGTTCTAAAAGACACCAAGCTGAGGATGCTTCAGGGAGAACTGGTTGACTTTAAAGGAATACAGGTAATTGGTGTTGGATATCATTATGGGAAGAAACACCTTAAAAACACACTTTCAAAGCTGGAAATTGACAGTGAAAAACCATCAGTTCTGCTTTACCACCTTCCACAGGAGCTGGAGAATGCCCATGATGCAGGTATTGATCTGCAGCTTTCTGGCCACACTCACAATGGGCAGATGATACCATTTAATTTCATGGTCAGGCTGATGTTCCCTTACATGCAGGGCTTTTATGATTACAAAGGAACTAAATTATACGTATCCCAGGGTACTGGTACATGGGGGCCTCCCATGAGGTTGGGTTCAAGGTGTGAGATGATTCTAATCTCCTTAAAACCAGAAACCAGTTAA
- a CDS encoding Mrp/NBP35 family ATP-binding protein: MDIDSEEDQKKLLMQQEITIVKRMSHISHKIAVMSGKGGVGKSTVSVNLAAAFALENYQTGIIDVDLHGPDVPHMLGVENAILKQSPQGILPVKAMENLEVLSIEFMLPVKGAPIIWRGPKKTGAIRQFLSDVTWGNLDVLVIDNPPGTGDEPLTVLQSISPLDGVVMVTTPQAVAGEDVRKCVNMVKGLNIPILGIIENMSGFTCPHCHEEINILGKGGGKQLAEELDVPYLGSLPIETGVGKTQDQGKPFILENPDSEISKKFIKIVSKIENKVFNSKK; encoded by the coding sequence ATGGATATAGATTCAGAAGAAGATCAGAAAAAACTCTTAATGCAGCAAGAAATCACTATAGTAAAACGTATGAGTCATATCAGTCATAAAATAGCAGTTATGAGTGGTAAAGGGGGTGTGGGGAAGTCAACTGTATCAGTTAACTTGGCAGCAGCTTTTGCTTTAGAAAATTACCAGACTGGTATCATTGATGTGGACCTGCATGGTCCTGATGTTCCACATATGTTGGGGGTGGAAAATGCAATTTTAAAACAGTCACCTCAGGGAATATTACCGGTTAAAGCCATGGAAAACCTGGAAGTTTTATCAATTGAGTTCATGCTACCGGTCAAGGGTGCTCCTATTATTTGGAGGGGACCTAAAAAGACAGGAGCTATAAGACAGTTTTTATCCGATGTTACCTGGGGAAACCTGGATGTTCTGGTAATTGATAATCCACCTGGAACTGGTGATGAACCGTTAACTGTCCTTCAATCCATCAGTCCTCTGGATGGGGTGGTCATGGTCACCACTCCTCAGGCAGTTGCGGGTGAAGATGTCCGTAAATGTGTTAACATGGTTAAAGGATTGAATATTCCTATCCTGGGAATCATAGAGAACATGTCTGGGTTTACCTGTCCTCATTGCCATGAAGAAATCAATATTCTTGGTAAGGGTGGGGGAAAACAACTGGCAGAAGAATTGGATGTACCATACTTGGGAAGTTTACCCATAGAGACCGGGGTAGGGAAAACTCAAGACCAGGGGAAACCATTCATTCTGGAGAATCCTGATTCTGAAATATCTAAAAAATTCATTAAAATAGTTTCCAAGATTGAAAATAAAGTATTTAATTCAAAAAAGTAA
- a CDS encoding NifB/NifX family molybdenum-iron cluster-binding protein, translating into MSLICVPSLSNEGLQAEVSQHLGKTPYFVLIKWENDQIEKFQVLESGSKHLGGRMTPGEFIAGSGANILLCGNLGQKAVQMIEKAGIEVYVGASGTVMEALQSWVDSKLKPATMDTVCADGH; encoded by the coding sequence ATGAGTTTAATATGTGTTCCCAGTCTTAGCAATGAAGGCTTACAGGCAGAAGTGTCCCAACATCTAGGTAAAACACCTTACTTTGTGTTAATCAAATGGGAAAATGACCAAATAGAAAAATTCCAGGTATTGGAAAGCGGATCAAAACACTTGGGGGGAAGGATGACTCCGGGTGAATTTATCGCAGGTTCTGGAGCTAACATACTCTTGTGTGGAAATCTAGGCCAAAAAGCAGTGCAAATGATTGAAAAAGCGGGCATTGAGGTTTATGTCGGTGCATCAGGAACAGTAATGGAAGCACTACAAAGCTGGGTAGACAGTAAATTAAAACCAGCCACTATGGATACAGTATGTGCTGATGGCCATTAG
- a CDS encoding methanogenesis marker 7 protein: MYETLTYTGGVHKHEEITELIEDLGGFVLQETTSQMDLVLTLAVPVEDVEKVEEKSSELLGKIKRAPMAGTEIAIVSPTLARQHLPHSACDISEYLRRYGAKDNMIGLSRGAGKGISRISEDEKRLIEEHDLAVFALGSFRECLMNKTHLFADIDIPVVVTGAPEMNVEDIPGATAYVSGLGRIPRRLKRGENIRALRNLVDVVEDILDNRRKEMMDDPPIVPSILVKTEIENQVEAVKEIYSPAPIVSQLDGVRVKLNYDQYKDQIAEVKVDDYRLGDVSEIKKSLMYDYILVKLLPETSII, from the coding sequence ATGTACGAAACCTTAACCTATACTGGCGGAGTTCACAAACACGAAGAGATTACTGAGCTTATCGAGGATCTGGGAGGTTTCGTTTTGCAGGAAACCACCAGTCAGATGGATCTGGTCCTCACCCTGGCGGTGCCAGTGGAAGATGTGGAGAAGGTCGAAGAAAAATCCAGTGAACTTCTGGGGAAAATTAAAAGAGCTCCAATGGCAGGAACAGAAATTGCCATTGTATCCCCCACACTGGCCCGACAGCACCTACCACACTCTGCCTGTGATATCTCCGAGTACCTCCGACGTTACGGGGCTAAGGATAACATGATAGGCCTATCCCGAGGGGCAGGTAAGGGAATATCACGCATTTCAGAGGATGAGAAGAGACTCATTGAAGAACATGATCTGGCTGTTTTTGCCCTGGGAAGCTTCAGGGAATGTCTCATGAACAAAACTCACCTTTTCGCAGATATTGACATTCCAGTGGTGGTTACCGGTGCTCCGGAGATGAATGTGGAAGACATACCCGGGGCCACAGCTTATGTTAGTGGATTGGGCAGGATCCCCCGTCGTTTAAAAAGAGGGGAAAACATTCGGGCCCTTAGGAACCTGGTAGATGTTGTTGAGGATATCCTGGATAATCGGCGTAAAGAGATGATGGATGATCCGCCTATAGTCCCGTCTATACTGGTGAAAACAGAAATTGAAAACCAGGTTGAAGCAGTAAAGGAAATTTATTCCCCTGCACCAATAGTCAGCCAGCTGGATGGAGTGAGGGTTAAACTGAACTATGACCAGTACAAGGACCAGATTGCCGAGGTTAAAGTGGATGATTACCGTCTGGGTGATGTCTCTGAGATTAAAAAATCTTTGATGTACGATTACATTCTGGTGAAATTACTGCCTGAAACTTCCATAATCTAA